In Pseudomonas asiatica, the following are encoded in one genomic region:
- a CDS encoding sensor domain-containing diguanylate cyclase, with amino-acid sequence MPVDLQSLYPRLIHLMLDTVFVVDRDNQIVFVSDACEALLGYQACELIGTPITDYMHPDDLAITRASIVRVMNGQPHYDFRNRYIRKDGSIVHILWSASWSDEANARIGVARDITAQHQAEEELRFLAHHDPLTRLANRAMFNERLGTALVAARHHNHPLALLFIDINDFKDINDNHGHSVGDRVLCTLARRLEGCVGATDTVARMGGDEFTVLLTDYASPEAIVEQVARILAAMAEPLGAEFAGIGAPSCSIGVARFPEDGNDADMLLRHADGDMYRIKRQRAAAS; translated from the coding sequence ATGCCCGTAGACCTGCAATCGTTATACCCCAGGCTGATCCACCTGATGCTGGACACGGTGTTCGTGGTCGACAGGGACAACCAGATCGTTTTCGTCAGCGATGCCTGCGAGGCGCTGCTGGGCTACCAGGCCTGCGAGCTGATCGGCACCCCGATCACCGACTACATGCACCCTGACGACCTGGCGATTACCCGCGCGTCGATCGTACGGGTGATGAACGGCCAACCCCATTACGACTTCCGTAACCGCTACATCCGCAAGGATGGCAGTATCGTGCATATCCTGTGGTCGGCCTCCTGGTCCGATGAGGCCAATGCCCGCATTGGTGTAGCGCGGGATATCACCGCCCAACACCAGGCCGAGGAAGAATTGCGTTTCCTGGCCCACCATGACCCGCTGACTCGCCTGGCCAACCGGGCCATGTTCAATGAGCGGCTGGGCACCGCACTTGTCGCGGCCCGGCACCACAACCATCCGCTGGCGTTGCTGTTCATCGATATCAACGACTTCAAGGATATCAACGACAACCACGGCCACAGCGTGGGCGACCGGGTGCTGTGCACCCTGGCGCGGCGCCTGGAAGGCTGCGTTGGGGCGACCGATACAGTGGCGCGGATGGGCGGTGACGAGTTCACCGTGCTGTTGACCGACTACGCCTCACCAGAGGCCATTGTCGAGCAGGTGGCACGTATCCTGGCAGCCATGGCCGAGCCACTCGGCGCCGAGTTTGCAGGCATCGGAGCGCCGTCCTGCAGCATTGGCGTGGCCCGTTTCCCCGAAGACGGCAATGATGCCGACATGCTGCTGCGCCATGCTGATGGCGATATGTACCGGATCAAGCGACAGCGCGCTGCGGCCAGCTGA
- a CDS encoding TolC family outer membrane protein — MNRPCLMLCLLGLSVQASAMDLKQAWDLLQYQGPIYRAAVHEKEAGSENRAIGQAGLLPQINAVGYFNKVNGSQRQSGRDNDLDYDSKGANVRLRQPLFNKQKMAEYHQGQQRADYSVAVFDAKTQDAAVRLADAYFDVLLASETITLAKAKLNAFEEQLASAKRRMELGAGTITDIDESIARRDLAEADLIEAQDNLVNARRKLEEYIGETPESLTTLQPGFNTPPLMPGNLQDWLVKAQADSPLIHARRHNYELAEEEVKRARAGHWPTLDFVAGYTAGSSQSISELNQRNHYSSIGLELNIPLYSGGSTSALTRQASANSSKALDELDATRQEVISDTTREYRGVQSGALRIQALEKAVASNERSLLSARKGFREGGTSTNSDVLNAEELLFDARHDLFEAKLNYLMSRLRLASSVGSLGDDDIQQINDYLGPELIVSN; from the coding sequence ATGAATCGCCCGTGCCTGATGTTGTGCCTGTTGGGGTTGTCCGTACAGGCCAGTGCCATGGACCTGAAGCAAGCCTGGGACCTGCTGCAGTACCAGGGCCCGATCTACCGCGCCGCGGTGCACGAGAAAGAAGCCGGCAGCGAGAACCGCGCCATCGGCCAGGCCGGCCTGCTGCCGCAGATCAACGCTGTGGGTTACTTCAACAAGGTCAATGGCAGCCAGCGTCAGAGTGGCCGGGACAACGACCTGGACTATGACTCCAAGGGTGCCAACGTGCGGTTGCGCCAACCGCTGTTCAACAAGCAGAAGATGGCCGAATACCATCAGGGCCAGCAACGTGCCGACTACAGCGTGGCGGTGTTCGATGCCAAGACCCAGGACGCTGCGGTGCGCCTGGCCGATGCCTACTTCGACGTGCTGCTGGCCAGCGAAACCATCACCCTGGCCAAGGCCAAGCTGAATGCTTTCGAAGAGCAGCTGGCGTCGGCAAAGCGGCGCATGGAGCTGGGCGCCGGCACCATCACCGACATCGACGAGTCGATAGCCCGTCGCGACCTGGCCGAGGCCGACCTGATCGAGGCCCAGGACAACCTGGTCAACGCCCGCCGCAAGCTGGAGGAATACATTGGTGAAACGCCGGAGTCGCTGACCACCTTGCAGCCGGGCTTCAACACACCGCCGCTGATGCCGGGCAACCTGCAGGACTGGCTGGTCAAGGCCCAGGCCGACAGCCCGTTGATCCATGCGCGCCGGCACAACTACGAGCTGGCCGAAGAAGAAGTGAAACGCGCCCGCGCCGGGCACTGGCCGACCCTGGATTTCGTGGCGGGCTATACCGCCGGCAGCAGCCAGTCGATCTCCGAACTGAACCAGCGCAACCACTACAGCTCGATCGGGCTGGAGCTGAACATTCCACTATACAGCGGCGGCAGCACCAGCGCCCTCACCCGCCAGGCCAGTGCCAACAGTTCCAAGGCACTGGATGAACTGGATGCCACGCGCCAGGAAGTGATCTCCGACACCACCCGCGAGTACCGCGGCGTACAGAGTGGCGCCTTGCGCATCCAGGCGCTGGAAAAGGCCGTGGCATCCAACGAACGCTCGCTGCTTTCGGCCCGCAAGGGCTTCAGGGAGGGCGGCACCAGCACCAACTCGGATGTGCTCAATGCCGAGGAATTGCTTTTTGACGCCCGGCATGACCTGTTCGAGGCGAAGCTGAACTACCTGATGTCGCGGCTGCGCCTGGCATCGTCGGTGGGCAGCCTGGGAGATGACGATATCCAGCAGATCAACGATTACCTCGGGCCGGAACTGATAGTAAGCAACTGA
- a CDS encoding HlyD family type I secretion periplasmic adaptor subunit — translation MQMTQHTELIPAEARNEIDLDIHRPARWGVWLVVAGFGGFLLWSGLAPLDAGVVATGTVKVSSNRKAVQHLTGGTVEAILVREGDVVKKGQEVVRLDALRAVAEQGAVSAQYIVSKTVENRLEAERDGRDQVTFDPALLKHYGGDPRLLAAMDLQQRLLDTRRAGLAGELSILEENLAATAVQLKGLQQVYGARASQIGFLNQELQGTRVLAAEGYVPRNRLLELERNNADLSAGQAENLNNIARARSQATEIKLRILQRQHDYLKEVESQLTDTAKENTTLADRLRALDYEVTHTVIRSPIDGMVQALSIATVGGIIQPGAKIMEVVPLDQPLQVDAMIPVQAIDKMVPGLNVDLAFPAFNHAKTPNIPGRVKTISADRLMDEESKQPYYLAQVEVTQDGMALLGSNHIRPGMPATVTIKTGERNLLSYLLKPMLERVDASFKEQ, via the coding sequence ATGCAGATGACCCAACACACCGAGTTGATTCCCGCCGAGGCTCGCAACGAGATCGACCTGGACATTCATCGGCCGGCACGCTGGGGCGTGTGGCTGGTCGTCGCCGGCTTTGGCGGTTTCCTGCTGTGGTCGGGCCTGGCGCCGCTGGATGCCGGTGTGGTCGCCACCGGTACCGTCAAGGTCAGCAGCAACCGCAAGGCCGTGCAGCACCTGACCGGCGGCACGGTCGAGGCGATCCTGGTGCGTGAAGGCGATGTTGTGAAGAAAGGCCAGGAGGTGGTACGCCTGGACGCCCTGCGCGCGGTGGCCGAACAGGGTGCGGTCAGTGCCCAGTACATCGTCAGCAAGACCGTGGAGAACCGCCTGGAAGCCGAGCGCGATGGCCGCGACCAGGTCACCTTCGACCCTGCCCTGCTCAAGCACTACGGCGGCGACCCGCGCCTGCTGGCAGCCATGGACCTGCAACAGCGCCTGCTGGACACCCGCCGCGCGGGCCTGGCTGGCGAACTGAGCATCCTCGAGGAAAACCTGGCTGCCACGGCGGTGCAGCTCAAGGGCCTGCAGCAGGTGTACGGCGCCCGCGCCTCGCAGATCGGCTTCCTCAACCAGGAACTGCAAGGCACACGCGTGCTCGCCGCCGAAGGCTATGTACCACGCAACCGCCTGCTGGAGCTGGAGCGCAACAATGCCGACCTGTCCGCCGGCCAGGCCGAAAACCTCAACAACATTGCCCGGGCGCGCAGCCAGGCCACCGAGATCAAGCTGCGCATCCTGCAACGCCAGCACGACTACCTCAAGGAAGTGGAATCGCAGCTGACCGATACCGCCAAGGAGAACACCACCCTGGCCGATCGCCTGCGCGCGCTGGACTACGAAGTGACCCATACGGTGATCCGCTCGCCGATCGACGGCATGGTCCAGGCCCTGAGCATCGCCACGGTCGGCGGCATCATCCAGCCAGGGGCCAAGATCATGGAGGTGGTACCGCTGGACCAGCCGTTGCAGGTGGACGCGATGATCCCGGTGCAGGCCATCGACAAGATGGTGCCGGGCTTGAACGTGGACCTGGCCTTCCCGGCCTTCAACCATGCGAAGACGCCGAATATCCCGGGGCGGGTCAAGACCATCTCCGCCGACCGCCTGATGGACGAAGAAAGCAAGCAGCCGTACTACCTGGCCCAGGTGGAAGTGACGCAGGACGGCATGGCCCTGCTGGGCAGCAACCATATCCGCCCCGGGATGCCGGCCACCGTCACCATCAAGACCGGCGAGCGCAACCTGCTCAGCTACCTGCTCAAGCCGATGCTCGAACGCGTGGACGCCTCGTTCAAGGAGCAATGA
- a CDS encoding type I secretion system permease/ATPase, with the protein MHKPPRTRSELADVLFRLRRSFFALAAFSGVINVMMLTPAIYMLQVYDRALVSRNVTTLTMLTLLVIGLFMLMSALEMVRTRVLIRVGNFLDMDLNRRIFSAAFERNLSRAGGNPAQALQDLAQVRQFLTGNGLFAFFDAPWTPIYLLVCYLIHPLLGLVTLIGSLILVGLAYLTEKATQKPLAEANQAALSSASYANNNLRNAEVIEAMGMLPAIGKRWFQGHLRILQMQTLASDRAAIISSTGRFVRITLQSVILGAGALLAIEGKITPGMMIACSILTGRALAPVEQVIAAWKQLQGSRSAWGRLNDLLHDYPQRPPSMSLQRPMGMLAVENVVAGAPGTSNSIVRGVSFSLVPGESLGIIGPSASGKSTLARLLVGVWPTQAGKVRLDGADIFTWNKAELGPWLGYLPQDVELFEGTIAENIARFAEVDSEAVIRAARSSGVHDMILRFPQGYDTRLAADGSPLSGGQKQRIALARALYGEPNLVVLDEPNANLDDVGEKALVDALAELKARGATVILISHRPNVLCAVDKVLMLRDGAVHMLGSRDEVFAALRKASVIPTATAAPLASVKVRE; encoded by the coding sequence ATGCACAAGCCACCACGCACTCGTTCCGAGTTGGCCGACGTGCTGTTCCGCCTGCGCCGCAGCTTTTTTGCCCTGGCCGCCTTCAGCGGTGTCATTAACGTCATGATGTTGACGCCAGCTATTTATATGTTGCAGGTGTACGACCGCGCCCTGGTCAGCCGCAACGTCACCACCCTGACCATGCTCACCTTGCTGGTGATCGGCTTGTTCATGCTGATGTCGGCCCTGGAGATGGTCCGCACCCGCGTACTGATCCGGGTCGGCAACTTCCTCGACATGGATCTGAACCGACGCATCTTCAGCGCTGCCTTCGAACGCAACCTGAGCCGCGCCGGCGGTAACCCGGCCCAGGCCCTGCAGGACCTGGCCCAGGTACGGCAATTTCTCACCGGCAACGGCCTGTTCGCCTTCTTCGATGCCCCGTGGACGCCGATCTACCTGCTGGTCTGCTACCTGATCCACCCACTGCTGGGGCTGGTGACGTTGATCGGTTCGCTGATCCTGGTGGGCCTGGCCTACCTCACCGAGAAGGCCACGCAAAAACCCTTGGCCGAAGCCAACCAGGCAGCCCTGTCGTCGGCCAGCTACGCCAACAACAACCTGCGCAATGCCGAAGTGATCGAAGCCATGGGCATGCTGCCGGCGATCGGCAAGCGCTGGTTTCAGGGCCATTTGCGCATCCTGCAGATGCAGACCCTGGCCTCCGACCGCGCGGCGATCATCAGTAGCACCGGGCGCTTCGTGCGCATTACCTTGCAATCGGTGATCCTCGGCGCCGGCGCACTGCTGGCGATCGAAGGCAAGATCACCCCCGGCATGATGATCGCCTGCTCGATCCTCACCGGCCGCGCCCTGGCCCCGGTAGAACAGGTGATCGCCGCGTGGAAGCAACTGCAAGGCAGCCGCTCCGCCTGGGGCCGGCTCAACGATCTGCTGCACGACTACCCGCAGCGGCCACCAAGCATGTCGCTGCAACGGCCAATGGGCATGCTGGCCGTGGAAAACGTGGTTGCCGGTGCTCCCGGCACCAGCAACAGCATCGTGCGCGGGGTCAGCTTCAGCCTGGTCCCGGGTGAAAGCCTGGGCATCATCGGCCCGTCGGCTTCGGGCAAATCCACCCTCGCCCGCCTGCTGGTAGGCGTGTGGCCGACCCAGGCCGGCAAGGTGCGCCTGGACGGCGCCGACATCTTCACCTGGAACAAGGCCGAACTCGGCCCGTGGCTCGGCTATCTGCCGCAGGACGTGGAGTTGTTCGAGGGCACCATCGCCGAAAACATCGCACGCTTTGCCGAAGTGGACAGCGAAGCGGTGATCCGCGCTGCCCGCAGCAGCGGTGTGCACGACATGATCCTGCGCTTCCCGCAGGGCTACGACACCCGTCTGGCAGCCGACGGCAGCCCGCTCTCCGGTGGCCAGAAGCAACGCATCGCACTGGCCCGCGCGCTGTATGGCGAGCCGAACCTGGTGGTGCTGGACGAGCCCAACGCCAACCTCGATGACGTTGGCGAAAAGGCGTTGGTCGATGCGTTGGCCGAACTCAAGGCGCGCGGGGCCACGGTAATCCTGATTTCCCACCGGCCCAATGTGCTGTGCGCGGTCGACAAGGTGCTGATGCTGCGTGACGGTGCCGTGCACATGCTCGGCAGCCGTGACGAAGTGTTCGCGGCGCTGCGCAAGGCCAGCGTGATCCCGACGGCGACCGCTGCGCCGCTGGCGTCGGTAAAAGTACGGGAGTGA